CAGGGCGGCTCGCCCTACTCGATGGATGCCAATCTGCTGCATATCTCCTTCGAAGGGCGCCACCTCGAGAACCCCGCCGCCGAAGCCGAAGAGTCGATGTGGCGGTGGACCGTGTCGCCGGAGGCGGCCCCGGACGCCGCCGAGTACATCGACCTCGAGTTCGAGCAGGGCGACCTCGTCGCCATCGACGGCACCCGCATGAAGCCGCACGAGCTGCTCGCCAAGCTCAATGAGCTCGGCGGCAAGCACGGCATCGGCCGCCTCGATCTGGTCGAGAACCGCTATGTCGGCATGAAGAGCCGCGGCTGCTACGAAACCCCGGGCGGCACCATCCTGCTGCGCGCCCACCGCGCCATCGAATCGGTCACGCTCGACCGCGAAGTCGCCCACCTCAAGGACGACCTCATGGCGCGCTACGCCAGCATGATCTACAACGGCTACTGGTGGAGTCCAGAGCGCCAGGCGATCCAGGCGCTGATCGATCACACCCAGCAGACCGTCAACGGCTGGGTGCGGCTCAAGCTCTACAAAGGCAACGTCATCGTCACCGGGCGCGACTCGAAGACCGACTCGCTGTTCGACCCGACCATCGCCACCTTCGAGGACGATGCCGGCGCCTACAACCAGAAGGACGCCCACGGCTTCATCCGCCTCAACGCGCTGCGCATGCGCATCGCCGCCAACGCCAGGGCGAAGCGCGGCTGATCCGCCTCCGGCCGGCGCCCCGCGCTCCGTTGCGCGGGGCGCCGGCCGCATCCTTCGAGTACTGCCTTCCGATGGACGATGACATCCTCCTCTTCGGCCTGACTCTCGCCGAGTTCGAGTCGATCTCGCTGAAGGTCTGCCTCGCGGCCCTGGTCCTCTACATGCTATTCATCATCGGCAATCTCGCCAAGGAATCGAAGGCCGGCCGCTACGGCACGATCTGGCTGTTCGTCGTCCTCGGCCTGGGCTTTCTCGGCTTCATCTCGAAGGGTCTCATCCAGAAAATCCTCGGCATCGAATAGGAGTCCGCTTTCGCCATGAGCATCACCGCAAAGATCGACGGCGTCGCCGTCACCACCCAGGCCAATGTCTACTTCGACGGCAAGTGCGTCAGCCACGGCATCCAGTTCGCCGATGGCACCAAGAAGTCGGTCGGCGTCATCCTGCCGGCTGCGCTCACCTTCAATACCGGCGCGCCCGAAATCATGGAAGGCGTCGCCGGCCAGTGCCGCGTGCGCCTGAAGGGCACCGATGGCAAGCCCGGCGAATGGAAGACCTACGGCGCCGGTGAATCCTTCAGCGTGCCGGGAAACTCCAGCTTCGACATCGAGGTTGCAGGCGAGCCTTATCACTACATCTGTCACTTCGGCTGAACGCGGGGAGGGGGAGGAAATCATGCCGTCTTTCGACATCATGTCCGAGGTCGATCAGCCTTCGCTGCGCAACGCCGTCGAGCAGGCCAACCGCAAGGTCGAAGGCCGCCACGACTTCAAGGGTACCAGCGCCAGGATCGAGCATGCCGACAAGCTGCTCACCCTCTACGGCGACAGCGACTTCCAGCTCGACCAGATCAAGACCATCCTGCTGCCCGAGATGACCAAGAAAAACGTCGACATGCGTTGCCTCGACTACGGCGACGTGCAGAAGATTTCCGGCAACAAGGTCAAGCAGGAAGTCAAGGTGCGGGTCGGCGTCGATCAGGATCTGGCGAAGAAGATCGTCAAGCACATCAAGGACAGCAAGCTCAAGGTCCAGGCTGCGATCCAGGGCGACGCGGTACGGGTCTCCGGCGCCAAGCGCGACGTACTGCAGGATGCGATCGCGCTGGTGAAGAAGCAGATCACCGATTTTCCGCTGCAGTACGGCAACTTCAGGGACTGAAGGCCCCCTCGGCCTGCCGGGAGCGGGAGGTCGCTCGGAAGACCAGTTCGGCTGTCCTCATGTATTGCGCGAAGGTGGGCTTCTCCTGTTTTCGATCCGGAATCGTGAAGTATTCGCTCACCGTTCCGTAGGGGAGGGCTGAGAATGGTCGCGTTTTTCCACCCTTGGCTCACCCCACACCATGCAAAGCACACCCCGCTCCGGTCCGAAGGTCGATACGACGGCGCTGTTCGAGCGTTTCCCCCACCTCGCGCCGCGCATCAGCGCAATGTGGGGAACCCGCGATGGGCGCAAGTATCTTTCCGGCCTGATCATGGATACCCGCGACGGCCAGCGTCAGGGCTTCCCGCCGGAGCACGCGAAGACGATCGTCCGTCTGCTGCTGGAGCACGACATCGCGTACCCCGAGTTCGAACCGGTTGATGACCGAGTCTGGAACGAACGTTAGGGCGCGCGTGCGGACTCTGTCGAATCCACTCTGTGCGCAGATCGATCGCCACGGTGCGCCCTGACCTTCACCAGCATCCTGCTGGCGAACGTGTTTCCCCCGTGGTCGAGATCGTCAGGGTCAGGGTGTGGCAGGCGCCGGCCAGTTGCTCGGTGCTGGTTGCCGTCAGCGTATAGCCGGTTGCGCTGGGGTCGCTGAGCGCAAGGGTGAAATATCCCTCTGACGATCCTGCCGGAATGTCGAGATCGTCCAGGCTTCCATAACTTGCGTTGTTCGCACGCCATTTCTCCTGCGCCAACTGGACGCGCAGGATGGCGTCCTGGCCGTCGGCACGGCGCGCGCGTTGGACATATTCGATGTAGCTCGGGTAGGCGATCGCGGACAGGATGCCGATGATGGCGACCACCACCATCAACTCGATGAGGGTAAAGGCGGCTTGTTTCAGACGGGCATTCATCGCAGGCTCGGCGGGCTGGGGCAGATCGGAGCAGGCTCAAACGGTGACCGCAGGGCCGTCGAGTCAGCGCTCCGATCCGCCAGCGGTTTCAGGGGAAGTTGAGTTCGTTGATGGCGTTGCAGGCGAATGATTCGAGGGTTTTTGTGGTGGTGGTATTGCCTGAAGTTTGGCTGATGGTGAGCACCGAGCCCTGTACAGCAGTGATTCCGCAAGTGTAGTTCTTGATATTTCCGCCGCTGGTCGCGCACTCGACGGTTTCAACCGAACTTGTCGCACTGACCTTCGCGCCCGAGCTCTCGGTGCTGCCACTGACCGTTCCGCTACAGGTACCGGTCGACTCATCGGAGCCGCCATCCTCGTCGCCGTCGGTGCTGCCGAAATCGCCGGCACCGGCGCCGATGAAGGCGGGCCAGCCCGGCCATATTTTGGGGCACTTGTCGTCTGCGGGGCTGTCGTCGGGCGACAGGCACAGGGCCGCGCCGGCGTTCTTGCGGAAGTGGGTGCTGAATTCGCCCATCACGCTTTGGCAGCTGTCCTGGCCTTTGAGGTCGGTGATCAGGAAGTGGTGGTTGAAGTAGTTCTGCGTTGTCGACGACGTGCTGTAGCTGCTGAAGTGCGACGGCTTCGGCATCCCGTCTTCGGGATAGGTACCGCCGTTGGCGATGCCGGTGATGAAATAACCGGTCGGCGAGCTCGCCAGGCTCTTGTAGCCGCGGTACACCCGGCGTGACGAGGGCTGGGCCATCGGCAGGGTCGTCCAGTAGTTCATGCTCGGGCTGGTGGTGAAGGTGGGGTCGCCGACGCACACGTTCACTTCGTTGTTGTCGAGATTCTGGATGGCGATGTTGGCATACCAGCCTTCGCCGACGTAGCAGATGTAATCGTAATATTTCAGGCTGGATGAAACGGTTGTCAGCGAGATGCTGGCGCTGGTGCTGGGGAAGCAATGCCCTTCTGCCGTGCTGGCGACGAAAACGTTGGCGGCGCTGAACGTGTTGTTCAGCCGGGCGAAGTCGAAGTACACCCGCCCGCTGATGGTGGCGAATTCGCGCGGGTTGTCTTCGGCGATCGGGTCGAGAATGAGCAGGACGTTGCCTTCGGCGTCCCGGAGCTCGCGTTTGTCGCCATCGTTGTAGACGCCGGGGTCGCCCGCTTCGCGCTGGATCGGGACGGCTGGCCGTCGGGCGAGGCCGATCGGCGGGCGCAAGGCATTGTCATAACCGGGAACGCCTTCCTCGAGGTGGATCAGAAGCGCGGGGTCCGACCAGTTGAGCAGGGTACGGACGGTGACGCTGTCGGTGCCGCCGTCCGCGGGTGAAACCCAGCTGACCGTGACGTCGATGCTCTTCAAGGTGGTGCTCAGGTCCGTCACCGTCCGCAGCACGGTAAACAGCGCGTTCTTGCCCGCCACATTGGCCGTTGTCTGATCGCCGATCCCATCGAAGCTGCTCTTCATCACCTGGGTGCGCAGCGCTTCGATTTCGGCCTGTGCCAGCTGGGCGGCTTCGGCCCTGGCTTTGGTCAGGCCAGCGGCGTCCATCATGTGGGCGTCGAGTTTGCCGAGGGCAAGGATGCCCACCGAGAGGACCACCACCGAGATCAGTCCCTCGAGCAGTGCGATGCCGCGTAGATGGCGATGGATCAGCATGGGGGCTCCTGCGCTGGCGCGGCTTATTCGATGGACCAGTCGCGCCACGATCCGGGGATGACCGTGCGGCGGCCTACTTTCATGGTGTTGCCGAGCACGGCCTCGTCGTAAAAGATGGTCGGGTTGCCATTGAGATTGGTGGTGCCGCCATGGGCCAGGACGGCACCGTAGATATTGCCGTTTGCATTGCCGCTGAGGCTGCCCGAAGTGTAGACGACGCCGTAGAAGTCGATGCCGGCGCCAAGCGCAAGATCGCCATCGACGACGATGACCACCGGGCGGTCGATGGAGCCGATCGGTTCGTTGCCGGACAGGGTAAGGTCGCCGTCGACCCAGATGACCTCTCCGTGCGCCCCATCGGCGAATTTATCGGCGGCTTCGCCCGGGGTCAGGACCTCGCTGGCGACGCTGTCCTTGTAATCGGCCTTGTCGAGACCGAAGAACTGGCGGAAGAAATCCGCTTCGGACAGTGCGGCGAGGTTGATGTCCTTGTCGACGACGTCGGCGCCGATGGTATTGGCATTGGCGCCCTTGTCGGTCGATTGCAGCAAATGGGTGGTGCTCTTGTTGGTCGGCGCCTTGCATTTGCTATTGTAGATGCGGTCGCTTTCATCGGTGATGACCGCGCATTGATCACCGAGGGCATCGGCCAGCTGATAGCTTTTGTAGATGTCCGATTCGCTTGGATAGACACTGTCATCGCTGTAATTGGTCGGTGTGCTGCCAGGATTGCGAATGAAGCTCTTCACCGTGGCGTTGCCATAATCGAGGCTGCCGCCGGCCCAGTACGTGAGGTTGTTGAAATAGTTGACGACCGTAAAGCTGCCGCCCATGCCGGCGGAAGCCGGCGTCGAGAGCGGGTTGTTGACCGCCCCGGAGGGGAATGCAGGGGTGCCGCTGAGGCGCTGGACGACGATGTGGCGGGCGGAATCGTCGTCGCTCCAGCCGCAGGCGACGGCGAAGGGCTGGAGCAGGTATTCGCCGGCGGGCGGCTGGCAGTTCTGGATCGGTGTCACCGCATCGGGCGTGTCGGCACATCTGAAATCGGCCGCGGCGGGGGAGCAGAATGCAACGCGGACGCGGGCCGCCAGACCCTCCGGAACTTCGCCCCCCATTGCCAGCGGGCTGCTGACGGACGTGATGTCGAGGCCTCCGGCAAATTCGCCCACGGCGTAATCGAGGCCGCCTTGTGCATGCTCGAACGCGGCCCTCGACCTCGCCTCGTTGGCCGACAGGCGTTGCTCGGAGAGGGTGGAGCGCGAGGCGACGAAGACGGTGAGCGTGGAGATCAGCAGGATGACGACCGAGAACAGGAGGGCCATCGCCCCTTCTTGCGCACGTGGGGCCGTTGGTGCGCGATGAACAAGGCTCGAAACGGGCATCGTGTTGGCTTCCATGTTTCGTTTCAGAACACCCTGTCGTTGCGCACGCGGATCGTGTCGCGGGTTTGCACCGCCACGCTCTGGTCGGCAGTGAGCTGGGCTGCGATTTCGACCGTGATGCGCCGGACGAGGACGCCGGAAACAAGATCGCCGCAATCTATCGCGTCGTTGGTGGTTCGATCGAAGCATGCCGATCCGCTGGCATCGAAGTCGAGGGCGGTGATGTTGACCATGCTCGAGTCGGTGACCGCTGCCCAGGTGCCGCTGGAGCAGTCTTCGAGCGTCCCGCCGTCCTTCAATTCGATCTGGCCCGCATTGAGGCGAAAACCGGCATTGCGTTCGTCGCCGTCGAACTGATAGCGATAGACGATGCAACTGCCGCTGTCATCGATTGCGATCGACTCCTCGCCCGCATCGATGCCGGATCCGGCCCGCCGGATTTCGAAATTCATCAGCTCGGTGAGGGCGCGGACCTCCTGGTTGAGTCGGTTGGCGGCGAGGATGTCGGCGCTGCTGCGGGTGGTGGAGACATACACGCCGCCGACGGCGGCGACGACGAGAAGGCCGACGAGCAGGCCGACCATCAGCTCGATCAGGGAAAAACCACGGGTGGCCGCGCGCTTGTTCCCGCGCTGTCGGCGCTGGTGCAAGGGAGGGGGCTTCAGCATGGCTTGTAGCCTCCGGCGCTATTGCTTGCGGACGGCGAGCAGGGGCGGATGCGGCCGATCGGGTTGATCACGATACGCGCCGTCCACCCTCCTTCCGATGTGAAGTCGAGCGTGGCACCGCTGACGCCGAGGCCGCTTGCCAGCCCGCGGCTGTCGAAAACGAAGCTCGTGCTCTCCTCGCCGGCACCGAGGGCGACGCCCGGGTAATTCGCCGGAGCGCTCATTCGGGTGACCGCGGTGCCGCCTTCCATGATCTGGCAATCGTCCGCGCCGGTGCAGGGGGCCGTGCCCTGTGACAAGCCGACCAGCCAGCCCGCCGCAGCGCCTCCGCTGATCGTCACCCGTATCTGGCGTGACTGCTTGATGGCTTCCGAGCGTGCCAGGTGAAGGAGCGAAAAAGTCTCTTCGAGCGCGCCGACGACCCGCCGCTTGGCAATCATGTCGATCATCGATGGTGCTGCAATTGCCGCGATGATGCCCAGAACGGCAATCGCCACCATCAGTTCGACCAGAGAGAACGCGGCCATTCTGAGGCGCTGGGGTGAATATCGCCGGAATGCCTCGTTCATGAATGAAACTCCTGTCGGTTGCCGGTACCCGCGCGGTGATGTCCCGAACATGGAAACGGACGCTCGGGATATTGTGCATCATCTGCGCATGATCCCGTGTGCACTGCTTATCGGTTGATGTGCTGCCGTGCGACGGAGGGTGGCATTTTCGCATTTTCGCATTTTCGATGTCCCCTGCCGGTGTCGTCGAACATGCACCGCTTGATGCAGGCCGACGGGGCCTCTGCTAGCATAGGCTTTCGGAGCGGCAGCCTGAACGATGCCGCGCCTATTCGACATTGATGAAAAATACACCTGAGCCCGCACCGAGTTTTCTCCCCGTGGACATCCATGCCTTGAAAGGTCTGTTGTCCGATGTCCGGCATGATCGCAAGTATGCCGACTGGTCGGGGCTGGAGCATGCCGGCACCCATACGCCGGCTGCGGTCCTGGTTCCCGTCGTCGCGCATGCAAGGGAATTGTCGATACTCCTCACCAAGCGCACCGCCCACCTTCATCACCACCCCGGCCAGATCAGCTTTCCCGGAGGGCGGGTGGAAGAAAGCGACTCTTCTCCAGTGGACACCGCCTTGCGCGAAACGGAGGAGGAGATCGGTCTTTACAGCCGCCATGTGGAGTTGCTCGGTGCCCTGCCGGATTACTTTACCGGCACGGGGTTCCGGATCACGCCGGTGGTGGGGCTGGTGCATCCGCCGTTCGAACTCAAGCTCGATGCCTTCGAGGTGGCCGAGGCGTTCGAGGTGCCTCTGTCGCATTTCCTCGACCCGGCCAACCACCAGCGCCACAGCATGGTCCACGAGGGGCGCCTGCGTTATTACCATGCGATGCCGTACAAGGATTACTACATCTGGGGGGCGACCGCGGGGATCCTGATGTCCCTGTACCACGTCCTGCACGGGGAGGCGGTGATGCCGCTGCCGGACGAAGGGTGAGCGCCGGGCTTTGTGATATCTTCCGCGCCGGATCGTCCCGCATGCACCCGTTGGTCGTTTTCCGTTCCCGCCCCACATGACGCTGTTGACCTTGATCCTCGCACTGCTGCTGGAGCAGGCACGCCCATTGCCGGTACGGCGCTGGGTGCTCGTTCCGCTGGGCAGGATGATGGCCGTGCTTGGCGGACATGGCAGCGACGTACCGCCGTGGACGACCCGGACAATATGGCTCGCGGTGATGGCTGCGGGCACGCTGGGTTCTGCGCTCGGGTATTGGCTGCTGTGGGAACTGCATCCGGCGCTCGCCTTCGGCTTTAATGTCGTGGTGCTGTATTCGGCCATGGGTTTTCGCCAGGAAAGCCGTTTTTTCACCGAGATTCACGTTGCCTTGCGCCTGGGCGAGATCGATCGCGCCCGCACGCTGCTGGGACAGTGGCGCGGCGGGCAGTATCCGGATGCGAGCGCCAGCGAAATCGCCCGGCTGGCGATCGAAAAGGCGCTGGTGGCGGCACATCGCATGGTGTTCGGTGTGGGATTCTGGTTCGTGCTCATGCCCGGCCCGAGCGGTGCGCTGATGTACCGGCTGGCGCGGTTCCTGGCGGAAGAGCCGGACGCCTGGGGGCGTCTTGCCGGGGAGTGTGCGGGGCAAGGGGTCGCCCAGCGTGGGTTCGATTTCATCGATGCCGCGCCGGTGCGCCTGACGGCAGCGGTGTTCTCGGTGATGGGTAATTTCGAGGATGCAATCTACTGCTGGCGTTCGCAGGCGGTGCTGTGGCCGGAGAGGTCGTCGGCTATACTGATATCCAGTGGCGGCGGCGCGCTGGGGGTACGCCTCGGTATGCCGGTCCATGAATCCGGTGCAATCCTCGACCGGCCCGAGATGGGCCTGGGCGACGACGCAAACGTCGATCACATGCAAAGCACAGTAGGCCTGGTATGGCGGGCACTACTCGTGTGTCTGTTCCTGCTCGCCTTGCTCGGCGCTGCCGGGTGGGTGGGCAGGTAACGCCCTTTTTCCTGATAGGGAGCTGGTTATGGCAAATCGTGAAGTCGTTGTTCTGAGTGCGGTTCGTTCCGCGGTGGGGGGCTTCAATGGCTCGCTGAAAGACATGGAGCCCTGCGAGCTGGGCGCGGTGGTGGCGAAGGAAGCGTTCGCCCGCGCCGGCGTCGACCCGAAGGCCGTGTCTTTCGCCGCCGTTGGCAACTGCATTCCGACCGACTCCCGTTATCCGTACGTCGCTCGCGTGGCGACGATCAACGCCGGCATGGCGATGGATTCGGTGGCTTTCGCGGTGAACCGCCTGTGCGGTTCGGCGCAGCAGGCCGTCGTCAGCGCCGCGCAGGCGATCATGCTGGGTGACGCCGACTACGCCGTCGGCGGCGGCGTGGAAGTGATGTCGCGTGGTGCCTATCTGATGCCGACCCTGCGCAGTGGCGCACGCATGGGCGACACGAAGGCGATCGATGCGATGGTTGCGGTGCTGACCGACCCCTTCGGTGTCGGCCACATGGGGATCACCGCCGAGAATCTGTGCACCAAGTGGGGTATCTCGCGGGAAGAGCAGGACGCATTCGCGCTCGAATCGCAAAAGCGTGCGGCGGCGGCGATCGCCGAGGGCCGTTTCAAGAGCCAGATCGTTCCGATTACGTTCGAAACCCGCAAGGGTCCCGTGGTGTTCGACACCGACGAGCATCCGCGCATGACCACTCTGGAAGCGCTGGCCAAGATGAAGCCGGCGTTCAAGAAGGACGGTTCGGTCACCGCCGGAAACGCCTCCGGGATCAACGACGCCGCGGCCTTCCTGGTGCTGGCCGATGCCGCCAAAGCCGCTGCGGCCGGCCAGAAGCCGATTGCGCGCCTGGTTTCCTACGCCATCGCCGGGGTGCCGAATGACGTGATGGGCGAGGGGCCGATTCCCTCCACCAAGCTCGCGCTGCAGCGCGCCGGCCTGACGCTCGACCAGATCGACGTGATCGAGTCGAACGAAGCGTTTGCCGCCCAGTCGATCGCGGTGAATCGTGGCCTGGAGCTGGATGTGAGCAAGGTCAACCCGAACGGCGGCGCCATTTCGCTGGGCCATCCGGTCGGCGCGACCGGCGGGGTGATCATCACCAAGCTGCTCCACGAACTGATCCGCAGCAACGGCCGTTACGGCCTCGCTACCATGTGCATCGGCGGCGGCCAGGGCATCACCACGGTGTGGGAACGCGTGTAAGCGCATTTTCCGCCCACGAAAAAACCGCGCGGCTGCAAGGCTTGCGCGGTTTTTTTGTTTATGCGGCCTGTTTTCGGGCAGCCGGCGGCGCGGGTCAGGATTCCGCGGCGGAATCCTTTTCCAGCCGGACCGATGCCGAGTTGATGCAGTAGCGCAGGCCGGTGGGCTGGGGGCCGTCGTCGAAGACATGGCCGAGGTGGGCGCCGCACTGCTGGCACAGTACTTCGGTGCGCACCATGAAGTGGCTGCGGTCGACCGCGGTGTCGATGTTGCCGGGCTCGGCCGCCGTCCAGAAGCTGGGCCAGCCGCAGCCGGCATCGAACTTGTGCTCGGAGCGGAACAGCGGCGCTCCGCAGCACACGCAGCGGTACTCTCCCTTGTCCCAGACATCCCAGTACGCGCCGCTGAAGGCGGGCTCGGTGCCTTTTTCCCGGGCGACGCGGTATTGCAGGTCGGTGAGCTGGGCGCGCCATTCGGCGGCGCTTTTTTCGATCTTGCGCCTCATCGTCTAGTGCAGATGCCGCGGCATCTGTTCCGAATGTCCCTCGGGCATTTCCGCATGGACGATCTCGCCTTCGGCGGAAGGGTAGAGGGGGGCGCCGCAGTCGTCGCAGTACTCAAGCGGAAACTGGTGGTCGAGCGTCACGATGTCGCTGACCCCGGATTCGCGCAGTACGGCTTCGATCTGCGCGGGGCCGTCGGTGGTTTCGTCTTCGGCACCGAGCAGGGGCCAGACGACCCCATGCACGACCTGCTCGCGCCCGCGCACGCTCAGGCCGATGCGGTATTCCTCGAGATCCCGCTCCCAGAACGGGGCAATCACGGCGCGCAGGTTGGCCGCCGGAGTTTCCAGCGTGGTGGCGAGGAACGCGACCGAGGCGCGGACCGAGTAGGGGCGGCTATCGGTGTCGGCGGTGCGGCTGGCGGCGAAATAGGATTCCGGCAGGACCAGTTCGGTGGCGCAGCCCGGAAGCAGGGGTGCCAGACAGGCGCCGCCCTGGGTCCGCCACTGGTCGCGCGCGGCATCCCGGCTGCCGTCGGCTTCTTGCCAGCGGAACAGGGCCTGGCCATGGGGGACGGCAACCGCGGCGAGCAGGTAGCGGGTGTCGGACAGGAACTGCGCGGTCTCGGGCATGCCTTCGGTGTCGACATGCAAGTCGTGGTCGTCGAGCGCCGCGCCGCCGATCGCCTTGGCGAACTCGGCCGTGGCGCAATAGCCCTGCGGCAGCTGGTCGGGGCTGAAGAGGAAATCGGCGACCGACAGCCGCGCCCCTTTTGCCAGCACGTGGGCCTGGAGATGGACGCGCAGGTTGGCGAGTACCGCGGGCGGAATCGAAGTCGCGGGAATGCGATAGCGCGACCAGGCGAGCACCGGTGCCGCGATGAGGACGACTTCGTGCGCATCGAAAGCGCCTGCGGCGCATTCGGCCCGCGATTCGATCTGGTCGGCAAGCTCGTCGTAGGCCCGCGACTCGGTGCCGTAGAGGTGGTCGAGTGCGGCATTGAGGGCGCTTTCCTCGCTGTGCGCGAGGGCCTCGTCGAGGGCGGCAGCCAGTCGCAGGTCCCAGTACCGGTCTTCGACCCGGCTGCCCGAGTCGGCCAGACCATTGGCGAGCCAGACGAGTTGTTCGGCGATGCGGCCGAGGCCGCCCCGGCGCTTGAGGCGCGTTCTTTTCATGGGATGTCCTGTTGCTGTTCGGGGCGGGCGGGGCGAGCCCGGCCCGCGTGAACCCGTATTCTAGCTGAAGGGCGGGGCTGAGCCGGCGAAGGGCGGTGGGCACGGGCACGGGGGTCGAGTCTGTGCCCCGTCCGGAGCGGGCCGGGCCCCGGAGAGTCAGAAGCCGGGGCGGTCGAGGCGAATGGTCTGGAGGATGGTCGCCGAGATCTCCTCGATGGATTTGGCCGTCGATTCCAGCCAGCGGATGTTTTCGCGGCGCATCAGCTTGTGTGCCGCTTCGATCTCGTAGCGGCAGTTGTCGAGTGCGGCATAGCGGCTGTTGGGA
The window above is part of the Thauera aromatica K172 genome. Proteins encoded here:
- the msrB gene encoding peptide-methionine (R)-S-oxide reductase MsrB yields the protein MRRKIEKSAAEWRAQLTDLQYRVAREKGTEPAFSGAYWDVWDKGEYRCVCCGAPLFRSEHKFDAGCGWPSFWTAAEPGNIDTAVDRSHFMVRTEVLCQQCGAHLGHVFDDGPQPTGLRYCINSASVRLEKDSAAES
- a CDS encoding acetyl-CoA C-acyltransferase family protein; its protein translation is MANREVVVLSAVRSAVGGFNGSLKDMEPCELGAVVAKEAFARAGVDPKAVSFAAVGNCIPTDSRYPYVARVATINAGMAMDSVAFAVNRLCGSAQQAVVSAAQAIMLGDADYAVGGGVEVMSRGAYLMPTLRSGARMGDTKAIDAMVAVLTDPFGVGHMGITAENLCTKWGISREEQDAFALESQKRAAAAIAEGRFKSQIVPITFETRKGPVVFDTDEHPRMTTLEALAKMKPAFKKDGSVTAGNASGINDAAAFLVLADAAKAAAAGQKPIARLVSYAIAGVPNDVMGEGPIPSTKLALQRAGLTLDQIDVIESNEAFAAQSIAVNRGLELDVSKVNPNGGAISLGHPVGATGGVIITKLLHELIRSNGRYGLATMCIGGGQGITTVWERV
- a CDS encoding DUF2863 family protein codes for the protein MKRTRLKRRGGLGRIAEQLVWLANGLADSGSRVEDRYWDLRLAAALDEALAHSEESALNAALDHLYGTESRAYDELADQIESRAECAAGAFDAHEVVLIAAPVLAWSRYRIPATSIPPAVLANLRVHLQAHVLAKGARLSVADFLFSPDQLPQGYCATAEFAKAIGGAALDDHDLHVDTEGMPETAQFLSDTRYLLAAVAVPHGQALFRWQEADGSRDAARDQWRTQGGACLAPLLPGCATELVLPESYFAASRTADTDSRPYSVRASVAFLATTLETPAANLRAVIAPFWERDLEEYRIGLSVRGREQVVHGVVWPLLGAEDETTDGPAQIEAVLRESGVSDIVTLDHQFPLEYCDDCGAPLYPSAEGEIVHAEMPEGHSEQMPRHLH